GGTCCTGGTTTTCGGCGGTAACTTGCTCCATAATCGCTCAGCGCATTATAGCGCCGACGATTACGGACCAGAGGCGCAACGATTTTTTCGGCGTGCCGAACAGATCAAGATGCGGGATATTTATTCGGCGGCCCGGGTGTCCGAACTGCGCAACGACTATTCTGCGAGTTATCTGGGGTGCGATTGTTCCCTGGTGTTATTGCCAGAGGATTTAAAAGAGCTGGCCTGCAGCGATCGGCAGAATCCTATTGTTCCCGACACCGGCCGTGTCGGTGTTTTTTTCGGGCGCAATAAATGCCATCCCGGAATCATGGCACGTTTTGCGCGCGATCTGTGTCGCAGGTTGGGTAAGCGCGGACAATGGTTGCCGTGGGGCCTGACCAAGGGTTTCGGGCGCATGCGCGACAAGGTTCGTTTCCGGTTTCCCGGTTTGGAGATTGTGAACCATCCGACGCCGCCGACTCCCGGCGATCTGTACCGGATGCTTGGCAGTTATGAACTGGTGATCTCCGATACCTATCATGTATGTGTGAATGCCTGGCGTCTGGGGGTTCCCGCGGTGTGCATCGGTCAGGCGGTAGTTTCGGAACAGGACAATATCAACAGCGGCCACGTGTTCGCCTGGAGGGATAAACGGCAGGTATTCTACGGCATGTACGATGCTCTGGACTATTACGTGTACGCGGAAGAGATCGGGGATCGCCGCTTGCGTGGCCGAAGGCTCGATCAATTAACCGAATTGCTGCAAACGCCCGTATCCACGCAGGCCGTGCATGCACGCCTGTTGTCAAGTGCCCGCGCCATGGAACAATCGGCGATTCGGGCGATTTTGCCTTCACTTCGCTGACTCTTCGATAATTCAGATTGTTCAACCGGCAAGGGATACTTGCAATGCAATGGTCTATTATCATTCCCACCTACAATTACGGTCGTTATATCGAGCGATGTCTGCTTTCCATTCTCGATCAGTCCGGCGAGGATTACGAAATCGTGGTTGTCGACGACGGTTCCACGGACGATACCCGCGACGTTATCAAGACCTTTATGCAAAAACACAAGCTACCCGTCGGTCGCCTGCGCCTTTTGCATCAATCCAATCAAGGCCCCGCGGCTGCGCGAAATCATGGTATTGCCAAGGCCAGGGGGGATTTCATCTGGTTCCTTGATTCCGATGACCGCCTGGCCCCCAATGCCCTTGAGCATCTGCGTCTGGCTGTGGCTCAGCATCCTGACGGCGAGATGTTTTTCGGCGGTTACCGCTCGGTCGCGCAGTCCGGGGTGTCAACGGATAAACTTCCGGGAAATTTGAGTTCCGACCGGACGGAAAATTTTCGGCGGTTTCTGCGGAAAGATCTCAAAAGTCTCACCACCGGAGCCGTGGTCATTCGCAAGGCGGCTCTGGGGGAGCTTCGGTTTCCCGAAGGTATTCATGTCAACGAGGATGTGGTCTTTTTCGGACAGATGATCGCTCGTTGCGATACGTTGGCGATTCCCCAGGTGCTGGTCGAAAAGATACGTCATCCCGCCAGCTTGCGGGGAAATCTCGATCGTATCGAGGAAACCGGTCTACGTTCCGTCGATGCGCTGTTTGATCCCGCCCGGCTGACCCCCGAGCAAATGAAGCTGCGCTCCATGTATCGAGCCAACCGCTGCTTACGCCTGTTTCGTGCACACTACCTGGCTGGCAATCATGCCCGGGCCCGAGCCTATTATGCGCAGGCACTGCAAACCTCCCCCCGCTGTTTGTTCAAGGGCTCGTATCTGTTGAAGTTTTTGCTGTGCCTGGGCAAATAAAAGACACCATAACGATAAAATCACGGTTGTCAGAACGATTTTTTGCCCCTATGATAGCTTGTTTTTCCCGTACTGTTCGTGATGCGTTCATTTGCGGATGCTTTTTATTCGATCTTCAGTTGCGCTTGAACCCCGTTGTCGGATAAAAGCTGGTGGCGTGTGGCGCCTGATTTAGCACGGGGTGAGTGGTATTCGCTGACCTTATGGCGGCAAGCTGCGATCGATACCTCAAGTACATGAGCGGGATGCAAAGGTTGAGAGGAAAATCAGGTTCGATGTTATGTGCCAAAACACCACCAACAACTGTCTGGCTTTATCGATCCAGCCGTTCGGTCGCTGCCGATACCTGCGAGGTGGTATCTGTTGTTTCCCCGAGGGGACACCTGTTCCACCGAGTCGCGCGTCGCACACAGCGGTTTCTGCGACACCTTGAAAACTGCGGGTGTCCGGCCTGGGGTGTCGTGGGTGTCGGGGTGCAGAGTGCCGGGTGGTTATCCGAGCGCATTGTTTTTCAGACACGGTCTGTCGGCAAGGCACTCCCCCTGGAGGCCTATTGGAATGGTGCATACGGTGATTTGACTGCTGCCGATAAGCGCCGGTTTGTTCGGGTTCTGGGGCGCTTTCTGCATCGTCTGCACGATGCCGGCATTGCTTTTGATCACCGTCTCTGGGGTGAGTTGCTGGTTGATGCGCAAAGATCGGAGATCTCCTTTGGGCTTTATGGTCATCCGCCGGGCCGTTGGGGAAAAGCGTTATCCGATAGACAACGTATGGTTTCCCTGGCCTCTTTGTATGCTTCGGTTTTTGGTCGTGCCAGCCGATCCGAGAGGTGGCGACTCATTACGGCTTATCTCGGTCCTCAAGTCAGCCGGGCGCTGCGACGCAGATGGTTAAAAGGGCTGCAGGCCCGCTGTCTCAGGCAGGCCAGGCGTTTATGGTCCCGGCAGGCTCGGCGCTGTTTTGGCATCAATGACGATTTTGTCAGAGAAAACCGTCAGGGCTACGATGTTTATCGCCAGCGCGGCGCCGAAGCTGAGGCCGCTTTACGCGCTTTGCTGCCGGATCCCGATCAGGCTTTCGAAAATGCCGTGATCTATAAACCGGGCAGTCGTACGCATGCCGGGCATGTTGTGCTGGGTGGGCGTTCTTATTTTTTAAAACGCTACAATCGTCGCGGTCTGTTTTACAGTTTGGTCCGTTTCGGTCGTTTTTCCCGCGCCCGCCGCACCTGGCTGGTTACCTGGAAGGGAATCTTCCGGCATCTGCCTATGCCCCGGCCATTGCTTTGTCTGGAAGAGAAGTCCTTTGGCGTGGTTCGACGATCCTGGATCCTGATGGATTTTTTTGAAGGGCATCAACGACTGTGGCATCTTCAAAACATCCCGGAAGCCAGGCTTGGCCACCATCTGTACCGGCTCGGTCAAATGGTCGGTAACATGCATGCATCGGGGTTTTCCCATGGGGATTTAAAATGGGATAACATTCTGATTAACCCGCAACAGCCGGCTCAGGTATCGTTGGTCGATTTTGACGGCAGTCGGGTTAACCGTTGGGTTCGTTCCCGGCGGGTGCTGAAGGATTTGCGTCGTTTTTCCCGTGATTTCAAACGCTCCCGGTTGCCGGATGGTTTTCTGGATATTTTTATGCGTGGCTGGCATCGGCAGAGGTACTGGTGATGGGTATACAGCCAACACGAAGGGAAACGCCAGCAGGGGTTGAATTCGAGCGCAGAGGGGTTTATCGCTGCTATTTTGCAAGGGGAACATTTCTTGGAGAGATAAAGGAGGCGCTGCTTCCCGATCCGGAGCGCCTGTTCCGTCTTGGCGAGAAGGTTTCTTCGGGGCGTTCCGGCAATCCCCGCGATCAGGTCAAAGTTGTTGTCGGGAGTAAACCGTATTTTGTAAAGCGTTACAATTGCCAGGGTACTTACTACCGCATCAAGAATATATTCAGGGCTTCCAGGGCTCTACGCTCGATTCGCGCCGGACAGCTTTTGCTGTCTATCGGAATTCCGACGCCGGCGCCGCTGGTGGGTTTGGAAGAACGCCACCTGGGGTTGTTGGGTCGAAGCTATCTGGTCTGCCCGTTTCTGGAAGGGTGTCGTTCGCTGCGCGATCTTTGGCCGGAACTGGATGATTCCAGGCGGCAGTATTTTTTAAGGGTGTTGGGCGGCATGATGGGACGGATGCACCGGGCTCATGTCATTCATGGAGATAGTAACTGGCGCAATATCCTCATCGGGAATGAACATACGTCCCACCCCCAGATCTGGCTTGTCGACCTGGACGGCGTGCGCCGTTATCGACGGCTTCCCGCAGAGCGGGCAGAGCGAGATATCGGGCATTTTCTGCGTGACTTGTCTCGTATTGGTGCGGACCGGGAGACCGTGCAACTGTTTCGCCGCCACTGGCAGCATGCACTGAACAATTTATAAGGGGTACTTTAATGACGACAGTCGCTATACAAACATATTTTCAGGAATTGCGGGATGTGGTTGATCGGGTTGGCCGTGAAAAGGTCGACCAGATTCGGCAGAGCGTTCAACTTTTGACGGCGTGCCTGCGTTGCGGCGGTAAGGTTCTGATCATGGGCAACGGCGGTTCCGCGGCGGATGCACAGCATTTTGCCGCGGAGCTTGTGGGTCGGTTTCTTATGGAACGCAAGGCTTTGCCCTCCATCGCTTTGACCACCGATACGTCCATTTTGACGGCGGTGGGCAACGATTACGGGTTTGATGAGATTTTTAAACGCCAGATCGAAGCTCTTGCCGATCCTCGGGACGTGGTTATCGGTCTCAGTACCAGCGGGATGTCGAACAATGTATTTCATGCTCTGACGGCGGCTAATCAGGTTGGCTGCAAAACCATCGGTCTGCTTGGGCGCGAAGGCGGCAGCATTGCATCCATCGTCGATGTCAACCTGACGGTACCGGAGCATCATACCCCTTATATTCAGACAGCGCATGGGGCGGTATTGCACCTGTTTTGCGATCTGCTGGAAAAGGAATTGTTTACCCCGTCCGGGCAAACGGAGTAATATGTAAAGTTGTTACAGATACGCAAGGCCTGGTTTTGCAGCACTGCGATCCACGGCCGAAACGTTTTGTGAAATAGCCGGCTATTGCAGGGCAATGAATCGGCCCTTGATTTGTCCAAAGGGTAACGGAAACGCATTTTCCCGCAGTGTTGCGACAGCGTCTACGGCTCATGTCCGCCATCCTATAAGATTGAGATATCATGGAAAAAATTTCTTTTGTCATACCTATTTACAACGAGGAAGGCAACATCGAGGAGCTGTTCAAAGAGCTGACCTGTGTGGCCGACATGCTCAAACATCCTTACGAGATATTGCTGGTGGACGATTGCAGCAGCGATGGCAGCCTGGGTATCATCAAGGTTCTGGCGGCTCGCCATAAGCAGGTTCGTTATCTTTCGTTCGAAAACAATTGTGGCCAGTCGGCGGCGCTATATGCGGGGTTTCAACATGCCGACGGAGATATCATCATTACGATGGATGCGGATCTTCAGAACGACCCGGCCGATATACCGACCCTTTTGCAGCATTTCGGCGAATACGATATGATCAACGGCTGGCGTGCCGACCGGCAGGACACCTTGTCCAAAAAAATTGGCAGCCGCATCGGCAATTTTGTGCGCAATCGTTTGACTTGGGAGACTATTCACGATACCGGTTGCTCCCTTAAAGTCATGCGTGCTTCCATGCTTAAAGAAATTCGCATTTTCCGTGGTCTGCACCGTTTTTTACCGACGCTTATGCGCCTGGAAGGTGCCAGGGTTCTGGAGGTTCCGGTGCATCATCGGGCAAGGGTGCACGGTGTTTCCAAGTACAATAATCTGCAGCGCGGCATCGAAGGGCTGTACGATGTCATTGCCGTGCGTTGGATGATCAAGCGCCATCTCAAGGTAAGGATCAAGGAATTCAATGATTAAAACTGAAACGGCTATCCTGGTTTTGGGCCTGGCAGGACAAGCCCTGTTTTCCATGCGGTTTATTATTCAATGGGTTTATTCGGAAAAACGTCGTCAGAGCGTGATTCCGACAGCGTTCTGGTATTTTAGCCTGGGTGGCAGTCTTCTGCTGTTGATTTATGCTCTTTTGCGGCGCGACCTGGTATTCACCCTTGGACAGTCGACAGGGTTTCTCATTTATGGTCGTAATCTTTATTTTATTCACAAGCAACGCAAGCAAAATGCCATGGCCTGACTGCTGATTATGGCTTCACTTCTTTTTCCCTTCCTTTTCCGGTATGCCCGGTCTTTTGGCTTCTATGATGAATTTTACTGATCCGCCCGGTGGCTTTTTGCAACCCGAGCCTGATTGTGACAAGTTGTTTCGGCTCTTTTTCTGGTTGGTTTTTGTTGGCTCTCTGCTGGTTTACGGGTGGGGGATCTGGTCCGTACCGCTGCTGACCCACAATGAGGCCAGGCGATTGGTGGTATTACGGGAGCTCCTGGCCAGTGGCGATTGGTTGATACCGACCAAAAATGGTCAGGTATATCTGCAAAAGCCGCCTTTGTTTACCTGGTTCGGTGCGGTTTTTGCCTTGCTTAGCGCTAGTACTGCCGAATGGGTTTTGCGGCTGCCCTCGGCGTTGAGTGGGTTCGGAGCTACCTGGCTTTTGTTTTATCGGCTGAAGCGCTATATTGGTCAATGGCCTGCGCTGTTTGGGGCCGCGGTTTTGGTGACCTCGTATTTTTTTTCCACCAAGGCCCGTCTTGCCGAGATTAATATGCTGTTGACGGTGTGCGTGTTCGCGGCGATTGTGTGCCTTTACGAATACATCTGCGGTGGTGCCCGCAGATATCTGTCTCTGGTTTATGGCGCATTGGGGTTGGCTTTTTTGACCAAGGGCCCCGTGGCGCTATTGTTTTTTATTCCACCCGTGCTTATTTTTGGGCTGTTGGAAAAAGATCGCCGGACACTCAAGGCTCTCGTTTATTGGCCTGGATGGCTGGTATTCGGTCTCATAGCTTTTCCCTGGTATCTGTATGTCAATCTGTATCTCGAAGGTACGCCCATGCTTTCGGTGATACGCAGTGAAGTTTCCGCCAAGGTCGTGGAGGTAGCGCATCAAGCTGAGCCGGCATACTATTATATTCGCCATCTGCTGGGATCCTTTGCCCCATGGGTTCTACTGATTTTTTATCGTCCCATGCACGTTTTTCGGCGTATAGTTGCTTCAAAATCCGGACGTTTTTTCGGTCTGGCGGCGTTGGTACCGCTTTTGCTTTTTTCATTGTTCGACTATAAGCGGGACAAATACATCCTGCCTATCTATCCGGCTATGGCCGTATGTCTTGGCATGGTGGCGGAGCACTGGCGCATGGCGATGGCGCAGCGTGGGCGAGCCTGGGTAGGTCGTGTAATGGTCGGGGGAACCGCCGTATTGATGCTGGTTTTGATTGGCTATTTTGGTTATGTTGAGCCGCGGGCCGTTGCTTATCGTTTTGAATCGCTAAAACCTTTAGCCTCCAGGATCGACTCATTACGAGGCGATGTGCCGGTTTATTATCTGGGCGAAGAACCGATTCAGCTGATTTATTATTACGGGCGGCCTCTTCCGGAAATCACGGCCGATAAAGTTGCCCTGTGGCAGGAGCAACAGCGTCCCTTTCTGGTGTTGGTGAGAAAGAAGCATATTAAAAAGGCTGACGGTTTGAGATTAGAGATTATCGATCAGATGCAACCTTACCTGTCAAAGCGCGGCGTCATGTACATTATGGGCAGTGCCGAGTTTATGCGTACCATGGCGGCTGGCGATGGCCACCACTTGTTGTGAAGAATCGTTATGGCTTTAACGGTTCGCGAATGGGCCAATCTCAGCATGGTTATCGGTGCCTTTTTACCTTCAACCGGATAGATCGGATTTTGGCTTGTTCAGTCGCAAAACAAATCAAATCGTTTTTTGTTGCCCTGAGTAATGATCACGGTGATTTTTTAATAAGAATATAGGAAGCCGTTCATGGATATAGGATTCGCTACTTTTCAGTATTATCCCTTTGGGGGGTTAGAGAAAAGTATGCACAACATTGCCCGGGAGGTTTTGAGGCGTGGGCATAAGCTCACGTTTTATTGCCATTCCTGGGAGGGGCCTCATCTTTCGGGTGCCAAGATTGAAATAATTCCCGCCAAAGGCTGGACCAATCACGGAAAGATGCTTTCGTTTGTTCGGAAGTTTCAGAAAACAGTTCATAAATGTGAACATGATCTGGTTGTGGGATTTAAGCGGATGCCCGGGCTCGATCTTTACTATAATGGGGATGTCTGTTACCAACATGAAGTCGGTTTAAAATACATCCCATTGCTCAAGCTTGCTCCTCGTTACAAAATTCTGTCTTCCTTTGAAAAAGCGGTTTTTTCCAAGGAAGCGTCCACGCATATCATGTATATTGCGGAACGTGAAAAACGTATCTTTCAGTCCTGCTACGAGACACCCGAGCAGCGATTTCATCCATTGCCGGCAGGAATCGATAAAAAGTCTATTCGGGATGCTAGTTCGTCCGGCCAGCGCACCAGAACGCGTTCCGCTCTGGGGGTGTCCGGGGATTCTTTGGTACTGTTGATGATCGGATCCGATTTTCAACGTAAAGGGGTGGATCGTTCCATGCGTGCGCTGGCCGCACTGCCTGCAGACTTGCGCCAGAATACGCAGCTCTGGGTGGTGGGAAAGGGCGACGCGCGCCCCTTTGCCAAAATGGGGGCAGAGTTGGGTATTGCTGACCAGGTTGTCTTTTTGGGGCCTCGCGACGATGTTCCCCACTTGCTTGCCGCTGCCGATATTTTGTTGCATCCCGCTCTGAGCGAAACTGCCGGCAACGCCATTCTTGAAGGTTTGGTCGCCGGCATTCCGGTCGTTGTCAGTGAAAGTGCCGGATTTAGTGTGCATGTTGCCAGGGCGGATGGGGGCTTGGTCGTATCCGACATACCTTGGCATCAACATTTGCTGGATAAGGCACTTTTGCGACTCGCAAGCGATCAGGAGTTCAGGAAACAACTCGGCCAAAATGGTTGGTATTATGCCGATATCACGGATCTTTACGGCCGCCCGCGGGTGGCCTGCGATATCATTGAGAAACTCGTCAAGGAAAAAGTGCATGCAGATCTGGCTTGCTGATGAATTGCGGCATATGGCGCCACAGGGCCCCAAAGCGACCTTTGATTGGGTTATGGGGCTGGCGGGAGAGAGTGTTCGTCGGATCGAGCGGCGTCACACGTTTCGGGTCGAACTTGGGGGACGGGACTATTTTGTCAAACAACATTACGGATTGACCTGGGCCGATATCGTCGGAGAAGTCATACGTTTGCGGCGTCCGGTTTTGGGCGCTGGCAACGAATATCGTATGACTGCGTTGCTCAACTGTATCGGTATCGACACCGCGCAACTCGTTGCCTTCGGGGTTGATGGTCGCTGGCCTACGACACAGCGCTCCTTTATCATTACCCGTGCCCTGCCTCAGAGTTGTACTCTGAACGAACTGTGCATGCAGTGGAAACAACAACCGTCGGCAAAACTGAAAAGACAATTGATACGTGCGGTGGGTGAGATCGTGGCAAAGATGCACGGTGCCGGGATAAATCATAGGGATCTTTATGTTAATCATTTCCGCTTGCCTCTAAACTGGCTGGAAAATCCCATCGGCGAACCTCCCTTGTTTCTAATGGATCTGCATCGGGCTCAAGAGCATACAGTTCTATCATACCGGTGGCGGGTGAAGGATCTGGCTGCTTTGTTGTTTTCGGTTCTGGGTAAACCGTTATCGAAGCGTGACCACCTGCGTTTTTTACAAACCTATTTCGGTGAACGGTCTTTGTCACGTATATTTGAGGCAAATGGGGGCTTGTTTCGTGCGATTACTGAAAAAGCCGAGGCCATACTGCATCAGCAGGAAAGACGCATCAAACGAAAATCAGCTGCCAATAGGGATGAATAGTTGTGAAATTGTTTATGGTTGAATCGCCGCTTCAACTGATCAATGCGATAGAGGCTCAGCGGCATTTTGGGGTTTCTCCGGATCAGTCCTTGCTGCTTGTTCTGGAGGGCGTGTCGCCTCTGAATCAGCGCCAAACCCTATCTTTGATTCGAGAGTCGGACTGGAGTGAAGTTAAATCGATTGGGTCTGCACAGTCTTTGGTGTCGTTTCTCTCCGCACGCATGTTTTTTCATCGCTGGTTGCATGGGAGGTACGAAAGCATTGACCAAGTCATTATCGGGGATTTCCGCTCCAGATTCATGCGCCACGTGGCGAATACTCTAGGGCAACCCGTGGTTTTGCTCGACGATGGGACGGCGACTCTTGCCGTGGCCGACAGACGTCGGCAGAACGTCACACCCGATGCCAAATATGAACGGGGGTGGCGTCGTTATTTAAATAAACGTCGCCTCTTTGGGTATCGCGATCATGACATTCCCGCACTGACTTTTTTTTCTACCTTTAATTTTCAAGTTCCGGACCAGGATCGGATCGTAAAGCATCGTTATGAGGCTTTACGTCGGGGCATGTCTGTCTGCAAGCGCCAGCCTGTAAGGTATTTTATCGGTTGCCCATTGGTGGAAATGGGGATTGTGAGCGAAAGTCACTACCGGGGATATCTCGAACGGATAGCACAGGATTTCAAAGAAACGATCTGTTACATTCCTCATAGGCGTGAGGATGCTCCGCGCGTTCGTGACCTTGCAACATGTCTCAACTGGCAGGTCAAATCCTTCGATAAGCCTATTGAATTGGTTCTTCTGGAAAAGGGGGAGCTCCCTCTGGGCTTGATCGGACTTTATTCCACCGCATTGGATAATGCTCATACTCTTTTCGGGGAACAGTTGCCGATACACAGTTATGAGATTCCCGTTGAAGACATCCTTAAATCAGAGCGGAAAGTATTTACCGAACGTGTTTACACCTATTATCGCCAGCATTATCTAAGTGACCATTTTCAGATTGTAAACCTCTAGGTGGTGTGTTAGGCATTCATGTCCGATCTGGGCGGTTATGTATGTCTATGACCCTAATAAATGACACCAACTCGGATTTCCGGGAGTTTCAGGAAGGATTTTTATGTTGACACCGAAAGTTATTGCCGAAATAGGCTGCAACCATAAAGGCGATATGGATATCGCCAAGGAGCTGATCGTTGTTGCCGCAACTTTTTGCAAAGCAGACGTTGCCAAGTTTCAAAAGCGCCATAATGTTGAATTGTTGAGCAAGGAAGAATACGATGCTCCGCATCCCAATCCTGCCAATTCCTATGGCTCTACCTATGGAGAACATCGCGAATTTCTGGAATTGTCTTTAGATCAGCATCGGCAACTCAAGAAATGGTGCGAGGAGTTTGGCATCGTTTACAGTACCTCCGTCTGGGATTTGACTTCCGCAAAGGAAATTGCCAGCCTCAATCCCGAATTGATCAAGGTTCCCTCGGCTTGCAATCTGCAATTCAAGATGCTCGAATATCTGTGCGATCATTATAAAGGGGAAATTCACGTATCTTTGGGTATGACTACCCAAGAGGAAGAAGAGCAGATCGTGGCCTTCTTCGAGAAAAAAGGACGTGCTCAAGATCTGGTTCTTTACGGTTGTACATCCGGATATCCCGTGGCCTTTGAAGATATTTGCCTTTATGAAATTACCCGTTTAAAAGAACGCTTCGGCAGTCGGGTCAAGGCCATCGGTTTTTCCGGCCACCATTTGGGGATCGCTGCCGATATTGCCGCACTGCCTCTTGGTGTGCAATGGATCGAGCGGCATTTCACTCTCGACCGCACCTGGAAAGGCACCGATCATGCCGCATCTCTGGAGCCTGATGGGTTACGTAAGCTCGTGCGTGATGTGCGCAATGTCAGTAAAGCTCTTTCCTATAAAAAAGAAGAGATCCTGGATGTTGAAAAAGTTCAGCGTGCAAAATTAAAACGGACTGCGAAGTGATGGAAAAAATTATTGCATTTATCCCGGCCAGGGGAGGCAGTAAGGGGATTCCACGTAAAAATATCAAAAATCTGGCAGGGCGGCCATTAATCTACTGGGTGCTCGATGCCGCTACCCGTTGCGACCTTATCGACAAGGTGTATGTTGCCACGGACGACGCCGAGATTGCCGAGGTGGTCGACCGTTTCGGCAGTGAGCGGGTCGAAGTCGTGTCTCGTGGCAGCGAAACCGCTACCGACACGGCCAGTACCGAATCGGCGATGCTTGAATTTTCACGCCAACGGAATTTCGAGCATATGGTCCTGATTCAGGCTACCTCCCCCCTACTTGAAGCCGGCGACTTGGACAGGGGAATTCGGAAATATCTGAATAATAAGGCCGATGGGTTGGTTTCGGTTGTTCGGCAAAAACGATTTTACTGGCAAGTGGCCGATGAGGGCCGTGCGGTACCGGTTAATTACGATCCCTGCAGTCGGCCGCGCAGGCAGGATTTTGATGGCATACTGGTTGAAAACGGTGCGTTCTATGTCAGCCGAAAGGACAGCTTGTTAAAAAGCGGTTCCAGGCTTTCCGGTCATGTCGTAACGTACGAAATGCCTGAAGCCACCTACTTCGAAATCGATGATGAGGTCGATTGGCAAATTATCGAAGGTATGCTGGCTAATCGCAAAATCAGTGTAACGTCTGAACAAAGCGGCAAATTGAAAAAGGTGAAATTGTTTCTGACGGATGTCGATGGTGTCTTGACCGATGCAGGCATGTATTACGGTGAGAGTGGCGAAGAGTTGAAAAAATTCAATACCCGGGACGGCAAAGGTATTGAGTTGCTCCGAAACCATGGGATCAAGACGGGAATCATTACCAGTGAAGCCACCCGGATTGTGCTTAACCGGGCCAAAAAACTTAAAATGGATTATGTGTTCACCGGGATTAAAGACAAGCTGTCGGTGTTCAATAAATTGCTCCTTGAAACCGGCATAGACGCTTCTGAAACCGCCTATATCGGTGATGACATTAACGATCTTGAGGTGTTGGCTGCTGCCGGCCTCTCTGCTTCACCGGGAGATGGGGTTGCCTCTGTTAAAAGAGTCGTTGATTACGTCTGTGACAAGCGTGGAGGTGAAGGTTGTGTGAGGGAGTTTGTGGAGAAGATTCTTGAATGATATCTTTCCCCAAAAGCTTTCTTGTTGAATTGCACCTGAAACATAATTTTGTATGCGCCCGCAGAAGAATGCTTGTAAATTATGCCGATAAATACATGCTTTCGGTGTTTTTGTTATGGCTTTTGACTGTTCAATGTGTAGGCGCTATTCAGTTTTGATTATTTCTTCGTGCCAAACTCCACGGCCTTGTTTCCGTTATCTTGGCGAAAAGGGATAGTGTGCTTTACCAAAAGAGTTTGTCCAGGGTTTGTCAAGTTATCGATCAAAAATCAGTACATATTCGCCGTCGGCTAACTTTCAATAGTTGGGGCAATGGTTCCACTCAGGAGCACTTACCATGATCGTACCTGTTATTCTCTCCGGCGGTTCGGGTAGTCGGCTCTGGCCTTTGTCCCGCGAAATGTATCCTAAGCAATTTCTCTCCCTGGTTAACGAGAAGTCTATGCTGCAGGATACTGTTACGCGCTTGGGTGATATGGCCGATTTAGCCGCCCCGATGGTGGTTTGTAACGAGAGCCATCGTTTTATTGTGGCCGATCAGATGGCAAACATCGGACATCCGCCCTCTGCCGTTCTGCTCGAACCGATAGGTCGCAATACCGGGCCGGCTGTAGCCCTTGCCGCTATGCATGCCATCGCCGCAGGGGATGATCCTGTTTTGCTGATTCTTCCCGCCGATCATGTCATACAAGACAGTGAAAAATTCTGCGAAACCTTTGCGGCTGCAAAGTCCTACGCGTTGGATGGGAAACTCATAACCTTCGGGGTCGTTCCCACGGTGCCGGAAACCGGTTACGGGTATATCCGGAAGGGCGACCCGGCACAGACAGGCGGTAATGCGGGTCTGGCCTATGACGTTGTAAAATTCCAGGAAAAACCCGATGTTGAAACGGCAAGACGATACCTTGATTGCGGGGATTACCTATGGAACAGCGGAATATTCATGTTTCTTGCC
This DNA window, taken from Syntrophotalea carbinolica DSM 2380, encodes the following:
- a CDS encoding acylneuraminate cytidylyltransferase — protein: MEKIIAFIPARGGSKGIPRKNIKNLAGRPLIYWVLDAATRCDLIDKVYVATDDAEIAEVVDRFGSERVEVVSRGSETATDTASTESAMLEFSRQRNFEHMVLIQATSPLLEAGDLDRGIRKYLNNKADGLVSVVRQKRFYWQVADEGRAVPVNYDPCSRPRRQDFDGILVENGAFYVSRKDSLLKSGSRLSGHVVTYEMPEATYFEIDDEVDWQIIEGMLANRKISVTSEQSGKLKKVKLFLTDVDGVLTDAGMYYGESGEELKKFNTRDGKGIELLRNHGIKTGIITSEATRIVLNRAKKLKMDYVFTGIKDKLSVFNKLLLETGIDASETAYIGDDINDLEVLAAAGLSASPGDGVASVKRVVDYVCDKRGGEGCVREFVEKILE